Proteins encoded in a region of the Candidatus Methylomirabilis sp. genome:
- a CDS encoding ATP-binding protein, with product MSQASATLHRYLDTVNAAAAALVGSPDLEAGLAGALEALRAGTEAGAGALWRLDRETRSLTLRVARGFPPLAAAPQLTWEESLAAGAADGQGLLKVSDLSRLPDPRGNLLRRAGFRSAACVLLRSRGTVLGSLELYDPSPGRFGEPDLQCLLAVGSLLTLALEHAESREAAAAWENTFHAITDGIAVQDRKGRIVRVNRALAEAAGMPPEALTGQPCAAVVHGLAGEAEGCPHAWALESGEPFVEEVMHPAFGGEFRIATFPLWDAAGRLQGSVHVCRNITKERDLQQRLSQAAKLATVGELTAGVAHEVLNPLNIISGRVQLLLDRPELDPAVVQALRVVMVQVTRLSRIAENLVAFARHQPLRRVRTEVNGLVEEAVQAYEPLLTEAGLRVERRYASDLPELSLDRDQMAQVVANLLSNARDATPPGGSVTVTTGLTDEAEKRSVTIAVADTGSGIPEAQRARLFTLFYSTKREGKGAGLGLSVSSGLVRGHGGTITVESAVGRGSTFTVVLPVEG from the coding sequence CTGTCCCAAGCATCCGCCACCCTCCACCGCTACCTGGACACGGTCAACGCGGCCGCGGCGGCCCTGGTCGGGAGCCCCGACCTGGAGGCGGGCCTCGCGGGAGCGCTGGAGGCGCTCCGGGCGGGGACCGAGGCGGGTGCGGGCGCCCTCTGGCGCCTGGACCGGGAGACGCGGAGCCTGACCCTCCGGGTCGCCCGGGGATTCCCTCCCCTTGCTGCCGCCCCCCAGCTCACCTGGGAAGAGAGCCTCGCCGCCGGGGCGGCGGATGGGCAGGGCCTCCTCAAGGTCTCCGACCTTTCCCGGCTGCCCGATCCCCGGGGGAACCTCCTCCGCCGGGCGGGGTTCCGATCGGCGGCCTGCGTCCTGCTGCGATCCCGCGGCACCGTGCTCGGCTCCCTCGAGCTCTACGACCCTAGCCCGGGCCGGTTCGGGGAACCCGACCTCCAGTGCCTCCTGGCCGTCGGCAGCCTGCTGACGCTCGCCCTGGAGCACGCCGAGTCCCGGGAGGCCGCGGCGGCCTGGGAGAACACCTTCCACGCGATCACCGACGGGATCGCCGTCCAGGACCGGAAGGGCCGGATCGTCCGGGTCAACCGGGCGCTGGCGGAGGCGGCCGGGATGCCCCCGGAGGCGCTCACCGGCCAGCCTTGTGCGGCCGTCGTACACGGCCTGGCCGGGGAGGCGGAGGGCTGCCCCCACGCCTGGGCCCTCGAGAGCGGCGAGCCCTTCGTGGAGGAGGTGATGCACCCCGCCTTCGGGGGGGAGTTCCGAATCGCCACCTTCCCCCTGTGGGACGCGGCCGGTCGCCTCCAGGGGAGCGTCCACGTCTGCCGGAACATCACGAAGGAACGGGACTTGCAACAGCGCCTCTCGCAAGCGGCCAAGCTGGCCACCGTGGGGGAGCTGACGGCGGGCGTGGCGCACGAGGTGCTGAACCCGCTCAACATCATCTCGGGGCGGGTCCAGCTCCTGCTCGACCGGCCGGAGCTGGACCCGGCGGTGGTCCAGGCGCTCCGGGTGGTGATGGTCCAGGTGACGCGGCTGTCCCGGATCGCGGAAAACCTCGTGGCCTTCGCCCGCCACCAGCCGCTCCGGCGGGTCCGGACGGAGGTGAACGGCCTGGTGGAGGAAGCGGTCCAGGCCTACGAGCCCCTGCTGACCGAAGCCGGCCTTCGCGTGGAGCGGCGGTACGCCTCCGACCTCCCGGAGCTGTCGCTGGATCGGGACCAGATGGCCCAGGTCGTGGCGAACCTGCTGAGCAACGCGAGGGACGCCACCCCCCCGGGCGGCAGCGTGACGGTGACGACGGGGCTGACGGATGAGGCGGAGAAGCGGTCGGTCACGATCGCCGTGGCCGACACCGGCTCGGGCATTCCGGAGGCGCAGCGCGCCCGTCTCTTCACCCTCTTCTACTCGACCAAGCGCGAGGGGAAGGGGGCCGGGCTGGGCCTCTCGGTGAGCTCCGGGTTAGTCCGCGGGCACG
- a CDS encoding carboxyl transferase domain-containing protein — MGIEDRLEELRRQREAARAGGGPEKVERQHRAGKLTARERLELLLDKGSFLETDMLVTHRCRDFGMEKQLVPGDGVVTGSGVIDGRLVYVFAQDFTVFGGSLSEAYAQKICKVMDQAVKAGAPVIGLNDSGGARIQEGVVSLAGYADIFLRNTLASGVVPQISAVMGPCAGGAVYSPALTDFVLMVKDTAYMFITGPDVIKTVTHEEVTFEQLGGAMTHNATSGVAHFAAASEEECLQTIRDLLSYLPSNNLEDPPVRPTTDDPQRMEEALNTVVPDNPTKPYDIKEIIRLVVDEGVFLEVHRHYAQNIVVGFARLDGRPVGFVANQPAVLAGVLDIHSSIKAARFIRFCDAFNIPIVTLEDVPGYLPGTTQEFGGIIKHGAKLLYAYGEATVPKITVITRKAYGGAYCVMGSKHMRADVNLAYPTAEIAVMGPEGAVNILYRREIQEAADPEAFRAARIAEFRDKFANPYVAASRGYVDDVIEPRETRPRLIQALRALATKRDVNPPKKHGNIPL, encoded by the coding sequence ATGGGGATCGAGGACCGGCTGGAGGAGCTCCGGCGCCAGCGGGAGGCGGCCCGGGCGGGGGGCGGCCCGGAGAAGGTAGAGCGCCAGCACCGGGCCGGGAAGCTCACGGCGCGGGAGCGGCTGGAGCTCCTGCTGGACAAGGGGAGTTTCCTCGAGACCGACATGCTGGTCACCCACCGCTGCCGGGACTTCGGGATGGAGAAGCAGCTCGTCCCGGGCGACGGGGTGGTGACCGGCAGCGGCGTGATTGACGGTCGGCTGGTCTACGTCTTCGCCCAGGACTTCACGGTCTTCGGCGGCTCCCTCTCCGAAGCCTACGCCCAGAAGATCTGCAAGGTCATGGACCAGGCGGTGAAGGCGGGCGCCCCCGTCATCGGCCTGAACGACAGCGGGGGCGCCCGGATCCAGGAGGGGGTAGTCTCCCTCGCCGGCTACGCCGACATCTTCCTCCGGAACACCCTGGCCTCGGGCGTCGTGCCGCAGATCTCCGCGGTGATGGGCCCGTGCGCCGGCGGCGCGGTGTACTCGCCGGCCCTCACGGACTTCGTCCTGATGGTGAAGGACACCGCCTATATGTTCATCACGGGCCCCGACGTCATCAAGACCGTGACCCACGAGGAGGTGACCTTCGAGCAGCTCGGCGGCGCCATGACCCACAACGCCACTTCCGGCGTCGCCCACTTTGCCGCCGCCTCCGAGGAGGAGTGTCTCCAGACCATCCGGGACCTCCTCTCCTACCTGCCCAGCAACAACCTGGAGGACCCCCCCGTCCGCCCCACCACCGATGACCCGCAGCGGATGGAGGAGGCGCTCAACACCGTCGTCCCCGACAACCCCACCAAGCCCTACGACATCAAGGAGATCATCCGGCTGGTGGTGGACGAAGGGGTCTTCCTGGAGGTCCACCGGCACTACGCGCAGAACATCGTCGTCGGCTTCGCCCGGCTCGATGGCCGGCCCGTGGGGTTCGTGGCGAACCAGCCGGCCGTGCTGGCCGGGGTCCTGGACATCCACTCCTCCATCAAGGCGGCCCGGTTCATCCGGTTCTGCGACGCGTTCAACATCCCGATCGTCACGCTGGAGGACGTGCCCGGGTACCTCCCTGGGACGACGCAGGAGTTCGGGGGCATCATCAAGCACGGGGCCAAGCTGCTGTACGCCTACGGCGAGGCCACGGTCCCCAAGATCACCGTGATCACGCGGAAGGCGTACGGGGGGGCCTACTGCGTCATGGGGTCCAAGCACATGCGGGCCGACGTGAACCTGGCCTACCCCACGGCGGAGATCGCCGTCATGGGGCCGGAGGGGGCGGTGAACATCCTGTACCGGCGGGAGATTCAGGAGGCGGCCGACCCCGAGGCATTCCGGGCGGCCCGGATCGCCGAGTTCCGGGACAAGTTCGCCAACCCCTACGTCGCGGCCTCGCGCGGGTACGTGGACGACGTGATCGAGCCGCGGGAGACGCGGCCGCGCCTCATCCAGGCGCTCCGGGCCCTCGCGACCAAGCGGGACGTGAACCCGCCGAAGAAGCACGGCAACATCCCTCTCTAG
- a CDS encoding response regulator, with amino-acid sequence MAGKRILVVEDNPMNMELVCELLEAHGYEVWQATAAAEAVERLKAAKPDLILMDIQLPGLDGLALTRRLKASPATRDIRVVALTAHAMKGDRDRILEAGCCGYIPKPIDVKDLTDQVARFLRDDGPNACERP; translated from the coding sequence GTGGCCGGCAAGCGCATCCTCGTGGTGGAAGACAATCCCATGAACATGGAACTCGTCTGCGAGCTGCTCGAGGCCCACGGCTACGAGGTCTGGCAGGCCACGGCCGCCGCCGAGGCCGTCGAGCGCCTGAAGGCCGCCAAGCCCGATCTGATCCTGATGGACATCCAGCTCCCGGGGCTCGACGGGCTGGCCCTCACCCGGCGGCTCAAGGCGAGCCCCGCGACGCGCGACATCCGGGTCGTGGCCCTGACGGCCCACGCCATGAAGGGGGATCGGGACCGGATTCTTGAGGCCGGCTGCTGCGGCTATATCCCGAAGCCCATCGACGTGAAGGACCTGACGGACCAGGTGGCCCGCTTCCTCCGAGACGATGGGCCGAACGCCTGCGAGAGGCCTTGA